The Burkholderia cepacia genomic interval TGTGAGTCGCCCCGTATGCCCGTACGGATCAAATTCTGTATGGGAAAGACAACGTATTGACCCCGCATTTGTCGACGGTCGATAGGAAAGTGCATATAATTTCCGCCCAAGCCGTAGGGAAGATTCACGCTCTAGAAGTGCATCTCCACCAGCGGCCCAGGTCGGTGTTGGAGCACATTACCGGTATTGTTTCGCGCTGTTGCTTACTTTAACCATAAAAGGACGTGATCATGAAGAAATCCCTCCTCGTAGCTTCCCTGTTGGCTGCTGTTGCACTGGCTGCTTGCAACAAGAGCGCTGATCAAGCTGCTTCGTCGGCTGCAAGCGACGCGGCTGCTGCTGCTTCGACGGCTGCTTCGGCAGTTGCTGGTGCTGCGAGCGACGCTTCGGCTGCTGCTTCGTCGGCAACGGCTGCTGCGAGCGATGCTGCTGCTGCAGTGGCGTCGGCTGCTTCGGCAGCGACGGCTGCTCCGGCTTCGGGCGCAAGCCAGTAAGCCTCAGCGTCAGCTGAAAAAAACCGGCCCGAGGGCCGGTTTTTTTACGTCTGCCGTTTTCGCGCCTGTCGCCCGGCAGTCGTATCGGGCCGCCACAGCGGCGCTGCCCCGCTCACCCGAGCGCCAGCCAGTCGAAGCCCGTGTCCTGCGTGGCCACGATCACGTCCTCCCCGTTCGTCCCCAGTACGCCGCCAAACGCCTGGCGGACCAGTTCCGGCAGGTTGTTCTGCTGGCTCAGGTGCGCCCCGACCAAGTGCCGGAGGCGGCTGCGCTCGAGCGACGCGAGGATGTCCGCCGCCGCGTCGTTGCTCAGGTGGCCGTGGTTGCCGCCGATGCGTGCCTTCAGCGACTGCGGATAGCGGCTCGCGGCCAGCATCGCGGTGTCGTGGTTGGATTCGAGCACCAGCGCGTCACAGCCGCTCAGGACGGCCGTGATGTGCGGCGTGGCCATGCCGACGTCCGTCAGCACGCCGAGCCGGCTGCAGCCGTCCATAAAGACGAACTGGAGCGGCTCGCGTGCGTCGTGAGGGACCGTATAGGGCATCACGGCCAGATCGCGTATCGCGGCCGTCTCGTCGCCCCACAGCACGTGGAGGTCGACGTCGGCCTCGTCCGCGCCGACCGCGCGCGCGGTGCCCCAGCTCATGTAGAGCGGCAGCGACGCCCGGCGGGCGAGCGTCAGCGCACTACCGACGTGGTCGCTGTGTTCGTGGGTAATCAGGATCGCATCGAGATCGCCGATGCAGAGATTCAGACGGCCGAGCCGACGCTCGACCTCCTTGGCGGAAAAGCCGCAGTCGAGCAGCACGCGGGTGGTCGTCGTGCCGCTCGAGGCCTCGACGACCAGCGCGTTGCCTTCGCTGCCGCTTCCGAGGCTGGCGAATCGCACGCGCTCAGTTCAGCTGCGCGTGGAGCAGCGAAATGATCCGCTGCGCGTCCGACGAGTTGTCGACCTGGCCGTTTGCGCCGATCACCGCGACCTGCGTGCCGCCGTTGCCTTGCGCACGCACGTTGACCAGGAATTCCTTGCCCGGCTTCGCGGCCGCCGGGCCGCCGTAGAACAGCTTGCCGAACAGGCCGTCACGCTTCAGCTCTTCCATCGAATTCGCATAGCGCACGGTGTACACGCCCTTCTCGCGGTCGCGATTGTCGACCGTGAAGTTGGTCCGGTCGAGCGCCAGGCCCACTCGCAGCCACGCACGGTCGAACGACTCGGCCAGCTGCAGCGTCGCCGCGCCGTTGCTCGTGTCGCTGACCTGCGCCGGCGCCGTCGCGGGGCGTGCATCGGTCAGCAGCTGCTTTGCCTGCGCATCGGTCAGGCCGAACTTCTGCATCAGCTTCGACAGGAACACGGCTTCCAGCACCGGGTTGCGCGGACGCTCCTCCCAGCGCGACGACGTGCCGCCCTGCGGGCCGACCATCATTTCCTCCATCGCGCTGTGTGTGATCGAGATGTCGGTGTTGCCGTCCGACGTGCGGTTCACGAGCGTACGGAAGCGGTCGCGCGTGCCGGACGAGTAGGCGAAATCGATGACCTTGCCGATCGTGCGGCGGAACCAGTCGTCGGGAATGTTCGCACGGTTTTCGGCCCAGTCGGTGGCCATGATGCCCGTCGACGGTGCATCGGTCTTCAGCGAGAAACCGTTCTCCTGCCAGAACTCCTTCAGGATCGGCCACAGCTGCTCGGGCGTCCGGCCGTCGACGACGAGCCAGCGGCGGTCGCCGTCGCGCTCGATGTGCATGCCGAGCGGATCCTGCGCGCTCGGGATGCCGTCGGTGGCGTTGCCGGCCTGGGTCGTGACCCGCGGCGGCAGCGTGCCGAGGCCGGCGTTGCTCGGCGGCGCGACGAACTGCTGCGTCGTCGGTACCGGCTTCAGGTCGCTCGGCACCGCGAGCGGCGGCGCCGAACCGGTGTTCTTGTAGTTGACCCGGTCGGGGGCCAGATAGTCGTTCAGCGTATCGCAGCCGGCGAGCGCGCCCAGCGCCAGCGCCACCACCGACATCTGGATGGCGCGAGAGGAAAAGGCGAAACGTTTCATGAAATCCTTCGTCTTGCTAGAACGCTCGTCAGGAGCGGCGCCGGACGGAGCCGGCCGGTGCGGGTTGATCAGGGTGCGAGCCGGCGGCCGCAGGACGCGGCCGCCCTGGCATCAGGCGAGAACGCCGGCCTCGACGAGGGCCGAACGCACGGCATCGTGGCAACGCTCGTCGAGCGCCGTGAGCGGCAGCCGGATGCCGCCCTGCATCTTGCCCATCGCCTGCAGCGCCCACTTCACCGGAATCGGGTTCGCCTCGATGAACAGGTTCTTGTGCAGCGACAGCAGCTTCATGTGCAGTTCGCGGGCCGTTTGTACGTCGCCGGCCAGCGCCGCGCGGCACAGTTCGCTCATCGCACGCGGTGCGACGTTCGCCGTGACCGAGATGTTGCCGTGGCCGCCGAGCAGCATCAGCGCGATCGCCGTCGGATCGTCGCCGCTGTAGATCGCGAAATGCTTCGGTGCGGCCTTGATCAGGTGCGCGGCGCGATCGATGTTGCCGGTCGCTTCCTTCACGCCGATGATGCCCGGGACTTCCGCGAGGCGCAGCATCGTCTCGTTCGCCATGTCCGCGACCGTGCGGCCCGGCACGTTGTACAGGATCACCGGCAGGTCGACCGCTTCGGCGATCGTCTTGAAGTGACGGTACATGCCTTCCTGCGTCGGCTTGTTGTAGTACGGCACGACCTGCAGCGTCGCGTCCGCGCCGACAGCCTTCGCGTGCTTCGTCAGCTCGATCGCCTCGGCGGTCGAGTTGCCGCCCGCGCCCGCGATGATCGGGATGCGTTTCGCCGCATGCTCGACCGCCGTGCGGATCATCAGGATGTGCTCTTCGACGTTGAGCGTTGCCGACTCGCCGCTCGTACCGACCACGACGAGCGCATCGGTGCCTTCCGCGATATGCCAGTCGATCAGTTTGCGAAACGCCGGCAGGTCGAGACTGCCGTCTTCGAGCATCGGGGTGACGATCGCGGGGATGCTGCCGCGGATTTGAATGCCGTCTTGGGTGCCGTTAGCCATGAAACGCGATTGAGAGATTATGTACCGGTAAACGTTGAGATTGTAGCGGATTAGCCGGGCAGTTCGTAACGTGGAATTCCCGCCCCCGCCTTCGGGGTCGCGCCCTCGCGTACTGCGCAGAGACGCTGGACGAACGCCTCGCGCGGCGCGGCGACGAACCCGTCCTCGTACGCAACCACCCGCAGGCGGCCGTGCACGGCGTCTAGCAGCTCGCCCGGGGCGAGCAGGAACGCGGGGTTGGACGGTTTACCGACCGATTCGTTTCCTTGCGCGAAGGTTTCGTAGATGAGCACGCCGCCCGGCGCCACCGCATCGAGCAGATGGGGCCAGAGCGGGCGATGCAGATAATGGGTGACGATCACCGCCGAAAACGGCTCGCCGGCCGGCAGTGGCCACGGCGCGCCTTCGAGATCGGCGTCACGGGCGTCGACGCCCGGAATCGCTCGCAACGCGGCCAGCGCGACCGGGTCGCGGTCGAGTGCGACGACCGGGTGCCCGTGCGACGCGAACCAGCGCGCATGACGGCCGCCGCCCGCGGCGACATCCAGCACCGCGCCGCCTGCCGGCACGAGCCGCGACCATTGCGCGACCCAGCGCGACGGCTCGGCCTGGGCGACGTGGCCGCCCGCGGCGGCGATGACGGATGCGCTCATGCGGCTGATCAGTTGTACGACAGGCCCATCGCGTCGCGCACGTCGCGCATCGTTTCCGTCGCGTACTTGCGCGCCTTGTCGCAACCGTCCGCGACGATCGCGCGCAACAGCGACGGATCGTCCATGTACTTCTGCGCACGCTCGAGCATCGGCTGCTGCTCGCGCAGGATGCCTTCGACGACCGGCTGCTTGCAATCGAGGCAGCCGAT includes:
- a CDS encoding class I SAM-dependent methyltransferase, whose product is MSASVIAAAGGHVAQAEPSRWVAQWSRLVPAGGAVLDVAAGGGRHARWFASHGHPVVALDRDPVALAALRAIPGVDARDADLEGAPWPLPAGEPFSAVIVTHYLHRPLWPHLLDAVAPGGVLIYETFAQGNESVGKPSNPAFLLAPGELLDAVHGRLRVVAYEDGFVAAPREAFVQRLCAVREGATPKAGAGIPRYELPG
- a CDS encoding MBL fold metallo-hydrolase, yielding MRFASLGSGSEGNALVVEASSGTTTTRVLLDCGFSAKEVERRLGRLNLCIGDLDAILITHEHSDHVGSALTLARRASLPLYMSWGTARAVGADEADVDLHVLWGDETAAIRDLAVMPYTVPHDAREPLQFVFMDGCSRLGVLTDVGMATPHITAVLSGCDALVLESNHDTAMLAASRYPQSLKARIGGNHGHLSNDAAADILASLERSRLRHLVGAHLSQQNNLPELVRQAFGGVLGTNGEDVIVATQDTGFDWLALG
- the bamC gene encoding outer membrane protein assembly factor BamC, whose amino-acid sequence is MKRFAFSSRAIQMSVVALALGALAGCDTLNDYLAPDRVNYKNTGSAPPLAVPSDLKPVPTTQQFVAPPSNAGLGTLPPRVTTQAGNATDGIPSAQDPLGMHIERDGDRRWLVVDGRTPEQLWPILKEFWQENGFSLKTDAPSTGIMATDWAENRANIPDDWFRRTIGKVIDFAYSSGTRDRFRTLVNRTSDGNTDISITHSAMEEMMVGPQGGTSSRWEERPRNPVLEAVFLSKLMQKFGLTDAQAKQLLTDARPATAPAQVSDTSNGAATLQLAESFDRAWLRVGLALDRTNFTVDNRDREKGVYTVRYANSMEELKRDGLFGKLFYGGPAAAKPGKEFLVNVRAQGNGGTQVAVIGANGQVDNSSDAQRIISLLHAQLN
- the dapA gene encoding 4-hydroxy-tetrahydrodipicolinate synthase, encoding MANGTQDGIQIRGSIPAIVTPMLEDGSLDLPAFRKLIDWHIAEGTDALVVVGTSGESATLNVEEHILMIRTAVEHAAKRIPIIAGAGGNSTAEAIELTKHAKAVGADATLQVVPYYNKPTQEGMYRHFKTIAEAVDLPVILYNVPGRTVADMANETMLRLAEVPGIIGVKEATGNIDRAAHLIKAAPKHFAIYSGDDPTAIALMLLGGHGNISVTANVAPRAMSELCRAALAGDVQTARELHMKLLSLHKNLFIEANPIPVKWALQAMGKMQGGIRLPLTALDERCHDAVRSALVEAGVLA